TAATCGTCCTGGCCGGACGATGAAGTCGCCTTTGCCTTTATCGGGTCAGGCGCGTTAAATTCTACCTCAAAAAAGGAGAAACCCCATTTGGTCGCCCGCTTGATAAGGTCAAGCTTCACGTAACGGGCTTTGACCGGAGTAAGCTTTATGATCTCGGTCCCGCCGGAACCGTTCTTCTTTTCATAGACTTTTTTCCATGAGGTCTTATCGTTGGAGACGAGGATGTCATAATCGCTCCCGTAGGCGGCTTCCCAGGTGAGAGTTATCTTCTTTATTTCGGTAGGTTGGCCGAGGTCGATGATCAACCATTGGTTATCTTCGAACGTGCTGGACCAACGTGTAGACGGGTCGCTGTCTATGGCGAACTGTGGATTGAGATTCTCTCCGCTTGAAGATGCGGATGCCTTCCATTCCGCGGCGTGGGAAAACTGGCTGAAACAGGCAAGAACCGACAAAACCAGGACAAAACCGAGCTTTTTACCGGACATCTTCCCTCCTAAAGTTGCATCCCCCTGAATGTTATACAATAATACATTAACATATCTCCCAATGCAAGCCATTTTGTGTTATCATTGCCCTATGGAAAAAACTCCCCTCAGGCTTTCTCTTTTGGATGAAGATTTCCTGGAAGAACGGGAATGTTTCATGCTCTTCGAGACGAGCCTTTTTGACGGCGAAAATTCGAAAAGCTACATCCTCTTCGACCCGGTCGATACCATAAAGGTTGACAGGTTCAGTAATGTCAAACGGGCGTTCGAGCGCATAGAGGAGTATTCGAAGGGACACTTTCTTGCCGGATATTTTTCGTATGAACTGGGATATTATTTCGAGAAAGCGTCTTTCGCCCCGAAAGATCCCTCTTCACGTCCGCTGATCCACCTGTGTATATTCAAAAATATGATGACCTTCGACCACAGAACAGGAATGTTATCGCCCCGTATGCCCGGCCTTTTCACGGAAGAGGCCGGCCGGCGCGATTTTCGCGTCGATAATCCGAGGTTCAACCTTACGAAGCATGCATACTTCCGTAAGATATCACGGATAAAAAAACATATTAAAAACGGCGACACCTACCAGGTCAATCTTACCGGGAAATACTCCTTCGGTTTCTCGGGCAGCGCCTTTTCTTTCTACCGGGACCTCAAGGAAAAACAGAACGTGCCGTATGGCGCCTTCTGCAAACTGGGCGGGGGATATCTCCTCTCGCTATCCCCCGAACTCTTCTTCAGGAGAGACGGCAATACCATATACTCCAGGCCGATGAAAGGGACGATCGGACGAGGCGCGAATATGAAGGAGGACCGCAGCAGGATATCGGAGCTTAAACACAACGCCAAGGAAGTCGCGGGAAACCTGATGATCGTCGACCTGATACGAAACGACCTGGGAAAGATCTCAAAGGCCGGCAGCGTCAAGGTATCTTCGCTCTTCGACGTAGAAAAATACAATACCCTTTTCCAGATGACCTCTACCATAAAAAGCGTTTTAAGGGACGACGTGACCTATTTCGATATATTCAGGAGCCTCTTTCCGGGGGGGTCTGTTACCGGCGCCCCCAAAATAAGGACGATGCAGATAATAAAGGATCTCGAGAAAGCCGACAGGAAGGTCTACTGCGGCGCGCTCGGCATCATCTTTCCAGGAAATAAAGCGGTCTTTAACCTGCCTATCAGGACGATATCCATATCGCGCGGGAAAGGCAGGGTCCTGAGCAAAGCGAAGGGCGAGATGGGCGTCGGCGGAGGGATAACAGTCGATTCCGACCCGGAGGAGGAATACCGCGAATGCGTCCTAAAGGCCAGGTTCCTCACGGAAAGGCACAGCCCTTTCTCTCTTATCGAGACGATGCTGTGGGACGGGAAATTCAAGTTCCTGGACCGGCATCTCGGAAGGATGCGCGATTCGGCCGCGTATTTCGGGTTCGTTTTTGACCGCGCGAAGATAACCGGTAAATTGAAAAGCGCCCGGAAGGCCTTTAAAAGGGGTTTTCAATACAGGGTGCGGGTCTTGATGCCTAAAGACGGCGAAGCAACTATAGAAGCCTCGAAGATCGAACGGAACCCGGGGCGCTCCGCAGCGCCTGTCGCGGTCTCGGGATCAAGGACTGATCCCGGCAACTTATTCCTCTACCACAAAACGACAAACAGGGGACTTTACGACGCTGAATATAAGCGTCATCGTGCGAAAGGATATTTCGACGTCATATTTCTTAATACGCAAGATGAAGTGACCGAGGGCGCCATAACAAACATTGTGGTAAAGAAAAACGGGAGATTTTACACTCCCCCTCTCTCCTCCGGCCTTCTGCCCGGCGTCTTCAGGGCATATTTGATAAAAACCGGCCGGGTGAAGGAGAAGAGGATATTTTTGGATGACCTGCGTAAAGCCGATAAGGTATTTCTTTGTAATTCGGTCCGGGGGCTCGTTGAAGTCAAATTGACTTCTCCCTGTCCTTAACCTATAATAGACCATTATGATAGCCGAAATAATCTCTATAGGCACCGAGATTCTCCTTGGGCAGATACTGAACACTAACCAACAGTGGCTCTCTTTGAAACTCGCCGAACTGGGGATAGATGTCTATCACCAGTCTACCGTAGGGGATAACCCGGAACGTTTGGGCCGCGCGATACGGCAGGGGATGCTCCGCTCGGATATCGTGATAACTACCGGCGGACTGGGCCCTACCGTAGACGATATCACCCTCGAGGCGATATCGCGCGCGATGCCGAAAAAACTCATCTTTCACAGTGCGATAGCCTCTAAAATAAAAGCTCATTTCGGGAGCCAATGCCTGAATATGCCTTCCGGAAACCTCAGGCAGGCGCACATCCCCGAAGGAGCGAAGATCTTCGGGAACGATGTCGGCACCGCCCCGGGCTTCCTCGTCGAACAGGACGGAAAAATGCTGATAGCCCTTCCCGGGCCGCCGCGCGAATTAAACCCGATGTTCGAAAGATACGCAATGCCTTACCTGAAAAAGAAAGCCGGACCTGGCCGGGTAATGAAGATCCGCACGATAAACATAACCGGCCTGGGCGAAGAGGCCGTAGACCTTAAAGTAAAAGACCTGTTAAAAAGCCCGCCGCCGGCCACTGTAGGCATTTACGCCAAACCGGCTTTGATAGAATTAAAGATAACGGCGAAGGCGAAAAATGAAAAAGCCGCGAAGACCCTGATAGACAGGATCGACAAAAAGATCTCCGCGCGGCTGAAAGGTTATGTATTCGGCCGCGATAATGAGACCCTAGAGGGCGCAGTGGGAAAGATCCTGGCCGCAAATGCAAAAACGCTCGCAATAGCCGAATCCTGCACCGGCGGGCTTATCTCGACCAGGATCACCGATATCCCTGGAAGCTCGAGATATTTCAGGATGGGGGTCGTCGCTTACTCGAACGACGCGAAGATATCCCAACTATGCGTCTCGCCCGGCACAATTTCAAAATATGGGGCAGTGAGCCGCCAAACTGCCATAGAAATGGCAAAAAACATCAGGGATATCTCAGGGGCGGATATCGGACTTTCTGTCACAGGGATCGCCGGGCCCGGCGGCGCCACAAAGGCAAAACCGGTCGGGCTTGTCTATATAACTCTCGCCATGCCGGGAAAGACTATCTGCAAGGTATTCCGTTTCAGGGGCGACCGGGAAATGATCAAATTCAGGAGTTCGCAGGCGGCGCTCGATCTTCTCAGAAGATATCTGTAGAGCCCTTCTTCCCTATATCCTTCACAAGGCAGACTTGGTCCTTCCCGTGTTGTTTTGCCCAGTATAAGGCGTCGTCCGCCTTCTTGAACAGCTGCTGCTGTGTTGTGCCGTCATCCGGATAGACGGCGATGCCCATACTTATGGTGAAAGAGATGGATTTACCGTCGACCTTTATCTCTTTGGCCTTGACCGCTTCCCTCAGCCTTTTTCCTACGGTGACGGCATTGCCTGTATCGGACCTGGCTAGAAGGACGACAAACTCATCCCCGCCGTACCTGCCTATCGCGTCCACGGGCCGGCCTTTGACATCGAAATTACGTATATGCACCTTTAGGATGTCCGCCAGCGAGGTTATTATCATGTCGCCCGCCTGATGGCCATAGAGGTCGTTATACCTCTTAAACCCGTCGATATCGATTATGATAAGGGCGAATTTCTCTTTGGACCTTACGGCCCTCTTTACTTCTTCATCGAGGCGAGCGAGAAAAAAATTATGCACATAGAGGCCGGTGAGGCTGTCGCGGATGGAAAGCTCTTTCACCTCTTCGTATAATCTAGCTTTTTCTATCGTGATCGCCGCCTGGTTCGCTAGTATATCGATACTCTCCCGCTCGTCTTTTGTTATCGGCTGCTGGCTGAAGATATTATCTACCACAAGCACGCCTATCCTGGCGTTCTTCACCATCATCGGGACGTAAAGGAACATGCCTTCTGTCCCCTGCGCCCCGGGAACCGGGGGTGGCCCTTCATCGAACAGGCTGTCAACTATCGTGTTAACGCCTCTTTCGATCCGGTAATGTTCCATTTCTATAGGCCTGGCGACTTTCCTGATATCGGCGCTGGCGACTCCTTTCAAGATATTCTCTTCCTTATCAATTAAATAGAGTTTTGCCCTGTCGAAATGCAGCACCTCGACAGCGCTCTTGAGGATTATCGAAAGCACGTGACTTAATTCCAGGGTGCTGGCCATGGCCTCGCTTATCTTGGAGAGGGCCAGGAGCATGCTTATCTTCCGCAGATTGGCGTGAAACACCTTTATGTGCCTTATACCCCTGCTGAATTCCCTGGCGTAGTCGCTTAGCATATTTTTTTCTTCGGGTGTTATCTTCTTCTTGCTGGCCAGTTTATCCGCCATAAGGAACCCAAGTTTATAATCCGCGGTAATCAGCGGCAGGCATATCTGCAGACCGTCGTCCCATATTGCGGAATCGCTCTTTCCGAGGAATACATCGACCAGCATCCCGCCGCCATCGTCCTTTACGGGTATCCTGCTCTCTCCGGCTATTATCCCCTTTCCCCTCATCCGTGCCTGATAGCATTCCAGCGAGTTTGTCGTCTCCTCGTAGAGGAATATATAGACGGCGTCGAAACCGATATCTTCGAGAATAGACTTAAGCCCCGCCTTGAGGGTTTGGTCCAGCCCGGTCTCAAGCTGGAAGAATACCCTTACCGAATCCTGCAGGATCCTGAGGTGATCTTGTAATTTTTCTCTTCCGATCTTCTCTTCCACCGAGCCCGTCCTATAATGATAAGATATAATTTACCTGGTCGGCGTATCTGCGCGCCTCGGAAGCCAGGTACTTTTCGTTATACTTCCGGGTTTTTATCGCGTCGATGAGGTTCCCGAAAAACTCGGTTATAATGAATTCGACCCCGCCCCAGAAATCTATCTGCCTGTAGCTCCTGCCGTATTCGCTGTAAGTCTGTTTCAGGACCTTCTCCTGATCGGTCTCCCCGCGGAAGATCTCGGAGAATGGCTCGATGCCCGCGGGCAGTGTGCCTATAGACTTATACAGGTTGACCTGCGATTCATTCGAGGTAAGGAATTTCATGAAGAGCCAGGCCTCATGTTTATTCGCCGAATAGTTCGATATCGCCAGGTTGCTTCCTCCCGCGAAACTGAAACGTCCGGCCGGCCCGGAAGGGAGAAAAGCCACCCCGAACTTATCGATTATCTCCGGCGACGCGCGATTTGAGGACGTCCCGAAGAAACCGGGGATGTAATCTGCGGCGACGAACGCGCCGGCTATGCACATGGCGTATTTTCCGGTAATAAAAAAATCATGCCCCGGATATGCCGGGACTTTCCTTTCCCGGACCGGCGCGTAATCCCTGTTCATCAGGTCGAAGTAGAACTTTATCCCCCTCAGGGCCTCTTCCTTGTCAAAGGCCGCGGCAAGGCCGTCTTTTGAGAGGTAATCCCCTCCTGACGACCATATCCAGGGGACGGTATCATGGACAAGCCCCTGGTCTTTTATGTCAGAAACGCCGAGGACCCCAATAGGCCCGTTGCCGTGGTCATACCCCTTGAGGACCGAGCATGTCTTTTCGAAAAGTTCCCATGTTGAGATATCGCCGGCTGAAAGATTGAACTTCTTGAACATATCTTTCCTGTAGAAGAGCATCCTGGTCTCGGCGCCCCACGGGATGGCGTGTATCAGCCTTGTCGTTTCGTCCTCACAGGTAGCCCACGAGACGGGATGGAATTTGTTCTTCAGCCTCTCTTCAGAGGCCTCTGAAGTAAGGTCAGCTAATGAGCCTACGGATGCGAGGGTCTTCGTCCAGGTATTCCCTATCTGGAAGATATCCGGCAGCTGCTTGGTCTTGGCCGCGAAAATTATTCTTTTCCACGCCTGGGTCCAGGGGATTATCGAGAGGTCTATCTTTATTCCGGGGTGGGTCCTCTCAAATTCTTCTATCTCTTTGTCCATCATCGGGCCCGTGTCGACGCCGCCTATGGGCATGACCCAGAATTTGAGAGATACGGGATTTTTCATATTTAAAATTATACCACCAGGTTGATTAAAGTCAACGCGTAATGTATAATCTCAGTCAAATGGGTGAGACTATAAGGGTTTTCATAGCGATAGAGATTCCTCCAGAGGCGCGCGATGAACTCATCTCAGTCCAGGCAACGCTCAAAAGATCCGGCGCCGATGTTAAGTGGGTCGAACCGGAGAATATCCACCTCTCACTCCGGTTCATCGGGGACGTAGGGCCGGATAAGGCGGAGGAGATAAAAAACCAGCTTGCCGTCGTCGCTTCCGCTTCCAAAGCATTTGAACTCACGATAAAAGGCATAGGAGCATTCCCCGACCTTGACCATCCCGGGGTCATATGGGCAGGCGTGGACCGGGGGGCCGCCGAATCGGCGCGGATCGCGGATGACCTGGAGGCTAAATTACGCGCCATAGGCATCGCCGGGGAAGAGAGGGAATTTCATCCTCACATAACGCTTGGGAGGGTCCGTAGCGGGAGGAACGGCGACAAATTGCGCGGGCTTGTCGAAACGGTCGGGTTTGAGGCTGGCCCGGCGATAAAAGCGGAATACCTTACGCTCTTCATGAGCCGGCTGACGCCACAGGGCTCTGTTTATACCGCGCTTTTGAAGGCCAAGATGGCTATAAGCCGGACCGAGAGGTTCGCGTAGGCAGCCGCAACCACATCATCCAGCACCACTCCCCACGGGCTCTCCATTTTTTCTATCCGTTTGATCGGGAAGGGTTTCGTTATGTCGAATACCCTGAACAATACGAAAGCAAGGGCGATCAACTCCGGCCTCATCGGTATGAACAGGAGCGCTATCATCATCCCTATCGCCTCGTCAATTACTATCCTCCTCGAATCCTTTTTTCCGAAGAGCTCCTCCGCGCCCCTTATAACCAGAAGCGCCGCCGCCGTCAATACCGATAAGGTTATGAACGTGACCGGAAGGCTGTAATTCACAAGAAGGAAAAGCAGCAGGCCGCACACAGAACCGGCCGTACCGGATACCTTGGGGATATAGCCCGCGTAGAAACACGTGCTCACAAGCCTGATGACGGTCTTCAATTGAACAGCTTCCTGTTCTTTATGAAAAAGGATATCCCGGACGTAAGCGTAAGCGCGACGGTAATGAGCATGACGAAGAATATCAGGTTAAGGAGCCACTTCTCGGTATCGACATTCCAGAAAGCGAGGGAAGTTCCGGCGTCCTTGAACATCAAGAATATGAGTATCATCGATACGGCTATCATCTGCGAGACGGTCTTGTGCTTTCCCGCTTCTTCCGCCTCGATGACTTTCCCCCTTGTAAGTGCGGCGATCCTCAACCCGGTGACCGTAACTTCCCTTGCCATTATTACCACTACCGTCCACGCCGGGATGAGCTCAAGCTCGACGAAAGCCAGGAAAGCCGACAGGACGAGGATCTTGTCGGCTATCGGGTCCATCAATTTCCCGAAATCGGTTATCTTGTTTTCTTTCCGGGCAAAATACCCGTCGAAATAATCGGTAAGGGATGCAGCCGCGAAGGTAAAGAATGCGAAATATTTCGCGCCCTGCCATTTGGCAAAAAGGAAATACATAAGGACGAAAGCCAGGAATATCCTGGAGATAGTTAGTTTGTTCGAAAGGTTCATTTAGCCAGTTCTTTCTCGCTGATCAGATCATATTCCAGAGCGCCCGTTATCCTCGCGGTCGCGAAATCCCCTACCCTGATGCCGGGACCATTTATGTATACCCCCCCGTCGATCTCCGGGGCATCCATATATGTCCGGCCCAGGTAATGCTTTCCGCCGGAGGCCTCCTTTTCGTCGATAAGGACCTCAAACCTGCGGCCTATGCATCTTTTGTTATTATCCGAAGAGATGCGGCGCTGTGCCTTCATCAACTCGTTCCACCGCGCTAATTTTTCTTTTTCGGGTATACGGCCATTCGAACCCGCTGCAGGAGTCCCCTCTTCCGCCGAATACACAAAAGCACCGAGCCGCTCAAATCTTGTCTCTTTAACAAAATCGAGAAGTTCTTTGAATTCCTTATCCGTCTCGCCCGGAAAACCCGCGATGACGGCGGTACGGATGGCTATCCCCGGGATGCGCCCGCGCAATCTTGCGATCAGGCCCCTGATCGACGCGCTTGACGTCCCCCTCCTCATCGCCTTAAGTATCCTGTCATTGATATGCTGGACAGGCAAGTCGATATATTTGCATATCCTTTCCTCGCCGGCTATGACCGAGATCAACCCGTCATTTAAATGTGCCGGATGCGCGTACATGAGCCGCATCCACCGCGCCCCTTTGAGCCGCGCGAGCCTTTTAAGCAATTCCGCAAGCGCGGGCCGGCGGTAAAGGTCGACGCCGTAGAGGGTGGTATCCTGCCCTATCAGATTTATCTCTTTTACACCCCTGCCTATAAGGTCCTGTGCCTCGGCGACGATCGATCCCATACCTCGGCTCCTGTGCCTGCCGCGTATCTTAGGTATGACACAGAAGGAGCATTTATGCGAACAGCCCTCGGAGATCTTTATGTAGGCGAAATGCCTTGGGGTAAGAGCCTGCCTGGGCGTTTTCCAGTCATAGAGGTATACGGGGTTACGTGTGACGCTGTAGATCCTCTTCCCGTCCATGATATCATTTATGATCCCGGGAAGCCTTGCGAAACCCTCGACGCCTATGAAACCGTCTATCTCGCCCATCTCTTTTTGCAGCGCCTTGCCGTATCTTTGCGGGAGGCAGCCCGCGACAAGTATCCCCTTTATTTTTCCGGAGTTCTTGAATTCGATGAGGTCGAGGATGGTCTCGATAGATTCTTTTTTGGCGTCTTCTATAAAAGAACAGGTATTGACTATTACTATATCCGCGCCGCGGGGGGATGCCGTTACCGCGAACCCGGAATCTTTAAGCGTGCCTAAAATTATCTCGGAATCTACCAGGTTCCTCGCGCAGCCCAATGAGATAAGCGATATCTTGGTCGGCATTTAGGATAGCGCTACTTGTGTAATCTCAGGCCTTTTATCACGCCTTTTCCCAACGGGGCCAGGGGTGTCCCGTTCATATCCGCTGTCAGCGCCTCGCCCTTGCTGGCTGAGACCTCGAAAGATTCCTTCGCCTCCCATTTCTCGCTCGATCCCTTCTTCAGGATGCCGTCGTATACGACGCTGCCGTCGACCCTTAACTTCAAATATACGTCAGCGCGCGCCTTAAGCGAGAGCATGAGGTTTTCGCCTTTCGGTATCCGCAGGGCCTGCGCTGCCGCGGCCTTAGGCGCCGGCTTAGCCGCCGGTTTCGGCTTTACCGACACTACAACCTTATTTTCGGCCTTAGGCCTTGATTTGAAGAACGCGATCGTCTTTGAGCCTGCAATGCCTATAAATTTAACGGTGAAGAAGATGACCAGCACGGCTATCGCTGCATAGATCATCTTTTTGAAGGGGAATTTGATTCCTGCGGGCGCCGTACCCCACCTATCATCCTTATTAAGGACAGAGATCTGCTCCTTGAACGCGGGCTTCTCCCCGGTAAAGCTCTCGGCCAGAGATGCGCCGTCAAGCCCCAGGTAATCGGCGTATTTCTTGATAAAGCTCTTTATATAGACCGGGCCTGATATAAATTCCTGCGCCCTGTCCGCCTCGATGGCGCTTAAGATCTTCCCGCTTATGCGGGTTTCTTTTTGCGCCTCATCGATCGATATCCCTTTTGATTCCCGCGCGTCCTTTATTCTCGACCCGATTGATTCCATTTCGCTTTTACCGCCTCCATGGTATCTATCAGTATATCACGGGGTTTCGAACCGTTATAAGGACCGACTATCCCTTCGGCTTCCATTGTGTCTACGAGGCGCGCGGCCCTTGTGTAGCCGAGCCCGAGACGGCGCTGGAGCATCGAGACCGAAGCCTGTTTGGTCTCCAACACCATCCTTACCGCTTCCTCGTACATCTCGTCCTTCTCGTATGTCTTGCCGTGGGATTTCTTTTCTTGTTCTTTCTGTATCTCTTCGTCGTATTCGGCCGTCCTCTGTTCCTTTATAAAACTTATGACCCTCTCTATCTCCCTGTCCTTGACAAGGCATGCCTGCGCGCGGGTCGGCTTCGCGTCTCCGGGGCGCATAAAAAGCATATCGCCTTTACCGAGCAGTTTATCCGCACCGTTCATGTCGAGGACGGTCCGCGAGTCGACCTTAGAGGCGACCTTGAAGGATATCCTTGCCGGGAAATTGGCTTTGATGACGCCGGTCACGACGTCGACCGAAGGCCTTTGCGTCGCGAGTATTATATGTATGCCCACCGCGCGGGAGAGCTGGGATAACCTTGTTATTGCGTTCTCAACCTCCTGCGGCGCGACGAGCATAAGGTCGGCCAGCTCATCGATTATCACCACTATATAAGGAAGGACTTCCGGCACTTCCTCCTGGTCCTTGAATTCGCCCTTGCTTAATTTTTCGTGGAAGAACTCGATATTCCTTACCGCCAGGCGCGCGAAGAGCCTGTAGCGCGAATCCATCTCGCTGACGACCCAGTTCAGGGCGCCGGAGACCTTCTTATGGTCGGTCACGACTGGGCACAAGAGATGCGGAAGGCCGTTGAACATCGCCAGCTCGACCATCTTCGGGTCGACCATCAGGAATTTCACTTCATCGGGAGAGGCGTTAAAGAGCATGGAACTTATTATGGAATTGACGCAGACAGTCTTGCCGGAACCGGTCGTTCCGGCGATCAACATATGCGGCATCTCGCCGAGGTCTGCGACGACAGGCGTCCCGGCAATATCCTTGCCCAGAGCGAGAGTAAGCTTGGATTTCGAATTCTGAAATTCGGATGACTGCAGTATCTCTTTGAGGTATACGAGCGAACTCGAGGAGTTCGGTACCTCAACGCCCACCCTCGCCTTTCCCGGGATAGGTGCCACTATCCTCACGCTCTGCGCCTTCATAGCCAGGGCAATATCGTCGGAGAGGCTCGTTATCTTCGTTACTTTTACGCCGGGCGCGGGCTCCAGCTCGTACCTGGTAATGACAGGGCCGCGCTCTACGGCCGTGATCTTTACCTCGATCCCGAAATCCGCCAGGGTCTCTTCGAGCACCTTGGCGCTCGCGTCCAGGTCGTCGCTTATCTTACGCTCTTCGAGCGGGGGCGGCGAATCAAGCAGGCTCATATCCGGCAGTTTATAATCACCTATGACCTGCTTAACCACCTTTACCTGGACCGGCTTCGGCTCTTCCTTCTTGATTATCTTTTTGATATCTATTATTGTGGTGCGTTCCCCTGCGGGGACCTTGCCCTGCTCTCGCAGGACCTTGGGTTCTTCCTTGGCGGCCTTCGCTCCATTGATCGCCGCTTTCTCTTTTATCTCCTTGCCCTTGGCTATATCAGCCTTTATCTGCTCAAAACTTCTCCTTAAAGGCGATTGGGCTTCGGCTTTCTCGAACCGTTTCTCTTTCGCCTGTCCCGGTTTCTTCTTGAAGACGATCGAGATGAGCTTCGAGACCGCGCTTGCGAGGGACATCACGATGGGAAATATAAGCAGCTCGGTCGCGAG
The nucleotide sequence above comes from Candidatus Omnitrophota bacterium. Encoded proteins:
- a CDS encoding DNA translocase FtsK, producing MKQERKNEIWGVLLFALSVLVFVSLVSYDPNDLWFLTSNPNVYTHNYVGIFGALVAFALFSLAGFSAYIVPALTLTWSLGKFLNKVPQKFYFKLLGTLFLFIACSALLSLASSPQNDAVKVHWGGLLGLFSSNFFVRYLGPVGAWVMVIVLGALSILLATELLIFPIVMSLASAVSKLISIVFKKKPGQAKEKRFEKAEAQSPLRRSFEQIKADIAKGKEIKEKAAINGAKAAKEEPKVLREQGKVPAGERTTIIDIKKIIKKEEPKPVQVKVVKQVIGDYKLPDMSLLDSPPPLEERKISDDLDASAKVLEETLADFGIEVKITAVERGPVITRYELEPAPGVKVTKITSLSDDIALAMKAQSVRIVAPIPGKARVGVEVPNSSSSLVYLKEILQSSEFQNSKSKLTLALGKDIAGTPVVADLGEMPHMLIAGTTGSGKTVCVNSIISSMLFNASPDEVKFLMVDPKMVELAMFNGLPHLLCPVVTDHKKVSGALNWVVSEMDSRYRLFARLAVRNIEFFHEKLSKGEFKDQEEVPEVLPYIVVIIDELADLMLVAPQEVENAITRLSQLSRAVGIHIILATQRPSVDVVTGVIKANFPARISFKVASKVDSRTVLDMNGADKLLGKGDMLFMRPGDAKPTRAQACLVKDREIERVISFIKEQRTAEYDEEIQKEQEKKSHGKTYEKDEMYEEAVRMVLETKQASVSMLQRRLGLGYTRAARLVDTMEAEGIVGPYNGSKPRDILIDTMEAVKAKWNQSGRE